GAACTGAGCATTTGCAAGCGTTTTGCACAAAGCCGTCATTGGATGTCCCAGCATGTACTGGCCAAGCAGCCACCGGGCAGCATCATCCTGATTGATCGCTGGTACCCCTCCGATGCCGCGTTTCGCCGGCTGGTGTCGTTTGCAGAGATTCTGCGCTTGAACATCGAGCGTAACGTGCGGGTACCAGACCTGCACATCGGGGTAGTCACCAAGCCTGAGATTTCCTGGGCGAGGGCAGCGGCACGCGCGCGCGGGCTGAGCAGTACGGTGATGCATGAACTGGAAGAGCATGTCGCAAGCACCGAGGCATTCCAGCGGGCAGTTGCAGACAACGGCTGGGTCATGT
This genomic stretch from Pseudomonas entomophila L48 harbors:
- a CDS encoding dTMP kinase; translation: MNRSLFISLDGPKGTGKTTLLESVTRALRADNRKVIRLCEKKSDPYRGETMALVNQFVRNPCRDLELSICKRFAQSRHWMSQHVLAKQPPGSIILIDRWYPSDAAFRRLVSFAEILRLNIERNVRVPDLHIGVVTKPEISWARAAARARGLSSTVMHELEEHVASTEAFQRAVADNGWVMCRNEGTLEDATFQVVSEIHSLL